From the Eschrichtius robustus isolate mEscRob2 chromosome 3, mEscRob2.pri, whole genome shotgun sequence genome, the window TCTTGATAATGGTAATTAAAAGCAGCACTCCCACCCCCCTTGTGTCCACACCAATATTCAATCTAGATTGGCTTAATCTTGAAGTGTAATCCAATAAGACTGAAGACCAAACACTTCAGGTCCTGGACAAGATAATAAAATACTCGTAAGCCTTCTGGATCCCTAAaatgcaagaagaaaaaaatgtttaaaaagctgGGAAAACTCAgcaaaaaaataccatttactaACCCAGATTATTTATGTACCAGGATATTCCTCATAGAGGTATTTACAGAATTAAAACTTTGAAAACAACCCAGtgtccaaaaagaagaaaaagcctaTATgctatatattaaaatgtattaataaatgtattaaaatgctatatattatgaggtaatttaaaatgttaaggtTTCTTCTTAATGAGGAAATGCttatattaagtggaaaaaaatcatgattaAAGTAACAGACTGTTGATCTCAATTACATTTTTTGAGCTTTAAAAgcctatattttttaaagcacaggaaaaagacaagaaatacttTAAGATTAATGGTTATCTAATTGATAAGTTTACGGGCTATTTTCAcctttctacttttctgtatttcctatattttcaacaatgagcatgtattactttcagaattaggaaaacttattttttaagaagTAGTACTAAGCAGGACCAAGAGGCTGACGATTACTACAGCATAACTGGGTAAGAACAAGACTGTTCACAGGAAGACAGTTATGCCGAACATGTACTAAAAGTGAGCCATATCTAACCCCAAATCCTCAAAGCACAAGAGCCAAAGAGGTTGCCAAATTCTAAGGATTCTTTGTGGTATGTAGATTCATGTCTCAACTTTATAATTTACCCTACtgacaaaatgaatttttaaatttatattttgaataatttcaagTTTCACTAAAGTCAGGCTTTAAGATGTGCTATCTGAATAGCCAACACTGAGGAAGGTGTTCAGACTCACTGATTCTACAGTTTATTTCCAGCACTTGTTTTTTCGTGTTTCATTTCTGTTCTGGCCAGATTCTTACCCACTTTGGCTGCTCTTATGgcattactctgtgtgtgtgtcactgAGAAGCTCTTATTAGCAATGATTGACtaaaacaccaaaagcaaaaggagCAAGCCcttgaaaatatataatttggAGTCTCTCTATTGAGGGGGACAAAAGTGACCAATTCTGTCTTACATTTGTACCAGATCTTACCATAATGGTCCCAATTTGGTTGAGGGTTTCATATCAGCCTGCTCTAAAACAGACACATCTGGATATAAGGATCATGGATACTTACTTGGATTGATTGACATCAATAAGGGAACCAATTTTTGATGTTGTGAAAGAAATATGTTCATCTCCAATGACAATTTCAAGCTCCTAGAAACATGAAATGTCAAGCTGAATTGGATTTTTCATCAGTCACACAGGAGAAGGGTTCATCATCTACCAAATCACACAAACTCTAATACAGTTGGCCACATTACCAAGACCATTTCAATCTGAGCCCTAAACTGTACTGGGTACTGGAAACAAAGAGATAAATAATTGGTATGAGATAAATACTGGTTTAGCCCTTGAGTAGCTTATACTCTTAGAGGAAGTTGTGCGTGTGAGGCTCCACCATTTAGAAGAATTTACATCATGCTTTGTATAGGAGTTTTCATTGTTAACAATGTGGAGTAACATGTATAAATCTGTTTTACGAATACCAAGAATCTAACTTTTCTGGGCAACATGGGACAAGGAAAAGAATTCCAGACCTTGAGCAGATCtcagctttgtcacttactagctgtatgccCTTGGGTCTGAATTTCTAAAGAGTGAAACAAGTactataatcttaaaaaaaaaaaaaaaaaaaaaatcaactgggtGGGGAATTGTGGGGGGGCCTATGGGACAGAtcagcaaaaccaaacaaacatctCTGCCCTTGTGGAACTtacaatctatttttttaatatttatttttatttatttatttatttacttttcttttttccttggctgcattgggtcttagttgcggcatgtaggatcttcactgaggcatgcaggatctgttGCTGCAGCGCTCGAGCTCTtccttcgttgcggcacgcgggcttctctctaataGTGGCTTtagctgccctgcggcatgtgggatcttagttcccccgaccagggatcgaactcgcatcccctgcactggaaggaggattctttaccactggacccccagggaagtcccaaacttaCAATCTATTGAGCTCTACTTCTTAACACACAGAtttgaaaatgttaatattttatcatatttgtgtcagatttcttttttaagaaatattagaGTTTAGACCCACCTCCCACTCTattctccttcctgcctccccagAAGTTGGGGTGTATTCTTTCCACTCATGATTTTATATTAggtagtatatttttaaaattttacataaatgattgtactgtatgtatctttttgcgtctttcattcaacaagggtgtttttttttttatttgttttttattgagttaacattgtttttttgttgctgttgttgtttttggccacaccacgcagcttgtgggatcttagttctctgaccagggattgaacctgggcccacggcagtgaaagcaacgagtcctaaccactggaccaccagggaattcccatgttgGGTTAAAGTTGGTTtaaaagtttcatgtgtacaatattatatttctacttctgtaaataCTACAGTGTacccaccaccaaaaatttagtttccatctgtcaccatacagttgatcccctttacccattttgcaacaccccctccccgcctcccccagccccttccctctggtaaccactactctgattTCTCTATCTATGTGGTTTTGTTtggcttgttcatttattttgttttttgttttcaacaaAGTTTTTGTAGGTAGATCAAGTCCATTAGTTTTAAATGCTTTAGAATATTCATTTCCCTATTGAAGCAGACTTAAGTTCCCAATTTTTGTTTCTATAAACAATGTGGCAAGGATATCCTTCTATGCAtcttgtgtatatatgtgaaaaTCTCTCTAGGAAATTCCTAGAAGGTAAACATATTTTCAGCTCTGCTAGACACTAACAAATCGTTCCCTAAATGGTTGTACCAATGTTGTTTCCACCAGTATATATGAAtcccccttttctttctcatatCCTTTTTAAAACTTGGTGCTTTTTTTGACCGTTCTAATAGGTCTGACATGGTATTTCACTGTTGTcctcattttcacttttcaaataaaactgtaaatttttcataaatttattgctCACTTGTTTTTCCAGTTCTGTAATTGTCTATTCATAACCTTTACACATTCTGCCACTAGTTtacctttttattattaatttgtagttctttatatattctggattgaAATGCTTTGCCAGTTATGTTTTGCAAATACCTTCCTCTAACCTGTGGCTTATCTTTCAATTTTATCTTGATATCTTTagataaaaaagttttaaatgtaaaGAAGTCAAATTTACTAATCTTTTCCCTTGAGGAGTTTAAAAAACTTCTCTACCCGGAAATAATAAGAcagtctatattttcttttatgttttaaaattttgatttctatAAATCgtctaattaaaaaatactctatAAATATATTGCCAATCAATCAACTTGGTATACTTTGTTAAACAGTCCATCCTTTTTCTACTAATTTGAAAGCCCACCTCTGTCATATACCGTTCCAAGTTCCCATATATTCATGGGTTAatgtttctgggttctctattccgTCCCATTGGTTTAGTGGTCAGTTCCTGAGGCAATGTCACCATACAAATGACTATAGTTTtataaaaaatcttcaaaattatCTTGGCTACTCTTGCCCCTTTGATCGTCCATGAATTTGAGGCTCCATCAGGTTTTAGGAAAAATCCTGTTGTGATTTTGATCTGAATTGGaatgaatttataaattattttggtGAAAATCAATATAATATTGAGTCTCCCCATCCATAAAAATGATACATGTTTTTATGTCCTTCTATAAAGCCCTTTCCCATAAGTTTTATATACCTTGTTAAATTCACTTCCAAGTTCTGTATAGCTTTTGTTGCTGTTATGAatgggattttgtttttaattacactATCCAGTAGGTTGTTGCTGGTATACAGGAGTATGCCTTGCCCACTTCACAGGACTATTGTGAATGCTGAATGAGCTAATGGAGCTGAAAATTTTATCAGTCCTAAagcaaaatacatatatatagtattacTAAGATCTCATGAACATTAATTAAAAAGTTAACTTGAGTAAGTACTGAGGATGAGATTTTTTTCACTCTTCCTCAAGAGTTGGCCCATCATTCTGAGGTTAATTAGAATAAGCTTATACGAGTTTccatattaatttaataaatataattgttATTGAGCTTTTACTATACACTGGCACTATTTCAGTCACTAGAGATATAGCAgtgaaaaaaaataggtaaaatccTTGTACTGAAGgagtatgcatgtgtatgtgtatgtctgttgcagtggaggaggaagagggatgcATAAGGAAAACCAAACAAGGCAATTTCAGAcaatgataaatgctatgaagacaaaaaccaggttttttttttaagtgctgggGAAAGGCATTTTAGATTGGATGGACAGGCAAGACATCACTGAGGAAGTGACATGTGAAGACCTCAATAATAAAGACAGTCTTGGATAGAATGTTCCGGGCAGCGTGTAGGAAATGCAAAGATCCTAAACTAAGAACCACCTAGGTGTATCTGAGTAACAGAAATAAGACTGGTGAGGTCTGAACACAGTGAGAGATGGTGAGAATAGTAGAAGGTAAGGtgggagtttggactttattttaaatgcagtgggaagccactggagagtTTAAAGTCAGTGGAATaaacaaatttacattttaaaagattactctggcttcaggaaggaaaaaatgggCTGTACaggacaaaagaagaaacaatgaaATCAATTAGAAGTCTGGATTAGGAAAGCAGCATTAAAGTGGAAAGAAGAACCTTTCCTATTAATTCAGTCAAATATGAcagtggcttttattttttaattgccaCAATGTTTTCAGAATAAATATCTAAGCCATGAATTTAAACAGATATACTTAGTTGCTTGCATGATCTTCCATTAGATTGTTGAAATAactatgttttatttatctttgtatcgtCACAAGGTTTTGTCCATAGTCGTTACTCAGTAAGTAATATGGGCAGCAAATACTCTGAGAAGCAAGGGAGGGATCACAAGAGGAAATTCAGGGCTGGGCTCTAGGTGGTGAGCAGCACCACTTGCTCTccccgatcctctgtgtgggattAGTGCTTCCTTAGACCAAGGTGCTGGTAATCTGCTCTGTGTAGGGCTCCATATCGCACATACATACATGAGTATATTCAGTGTCATATGCAGAGCAGTAAACCTCATCTTATTGGTAAGATTTTTGCACTGTGGATAGTTGCTAAAACACCCACCTGCCGGCCCACTCGGTCAGGAGGAGGCCACAGAGCATCATCCTCTTTGGTAATTTCACTGTCATCAATTATTCTCTTCAGTTCCTCCATCACACTTTTATGTACATAAGCCTGAAAGCAAgttaaaaaacagaatttaaattgTATCGCTAAGCAGCATTCTGACTCAGATAGTgatgaaagataaaaaaaaaaactactcatGAAAACTTATTTCTGGCACCTCTGTAAGTGGGAAGACATTCCGGCTTGACCTCAGCATGCCAAGAGGACAGCAAGGTCAGAAGTGCCCAATGACTACACCTCAGTCCCCCAACTAGTTGTTTCTATTTCTTGGTACATCCTGTTCACATGGACCTACTCCTTGCCTACCTACTAAACTCACACTTGAGCCCCAAACAAAAGATCTGTGAGTAACTCTGGTTAATTTTAACTAAATGACATGCTTCTGAAGAGCAGAGATAtgtcttttacattttacatattagtccacattaaaaaaaattgtgaggaTGCTGACGTGTGGGTAAGCATAATACTGATTGCTAATTAAATACAATAGCATGAGAATATACTGACTGTTAAGACATTTTCAAATGTGACAAAGTGCTTAAAAGGAAAGAATAACTTTGATGAAACCTTAATGGTGTGGTAGAAATCATGCCAAAATGGAGCACACGGACTTGACAAAGGCAGGCATAGGTCTGAATTCCTGCTCAATCTCCTACTAGGAGGGCTAACTTTGTACAAGCCCCATAATTAATATCTGGGCCTTCACTGTCTTATCTGTAAAGGGTATATAACACCACCCATCACAGAGGCTTACAAAAAGGGTTAAAATAAGATCACAGATGTAATACCTAGTGTCATGCCTGGCATCTAACATGCATTCAGTGATGTCAACTGCTTTCCCATGCTCCCTTTCCCCCATTCAAAGGCAAATTAAAAGAGCTCTATTGAGTGCTACGTACCAGGGAATACATCAAACACTAAGTTAGTGGGGGAGGTAGGTTTTCTgtttttgcagatgaagcaactgaaacTTATCAAGTTCAACCAGGAagtgtgcccaaggtcacatggttaGTAAGTAGCAGATTCAGGGTTCAAACCAAGATTTGCAAGACTTCAAATGATTACCAGTTACCGATTCAGCattgttaaagaaaatataaactaaaagaaGATTTGAGAAAAACTTTAGAAGCTGTCTACAGACATGTCTATACTTCCCTATTCTTTATCTTTCAATACTACtcacagaaagaacaaaaaaaggacaaaaggCTAAACGGTAGTGAGTGGAAGGCTCTCAGAAGATACATTACCTCTTTTCTGATCATGACATCATTTTTGTAATTGCTGTTGTTGGCGTATCTCAGTTTCCCTGTGAGGGGcaaaaaacaaattcaatatataataaaaacatataaataaagcctgccttatcagtaaacaaaggatgttgccgCCATCAAGCCACCAGCCACACCActcccagctccctcctcacGGGTggaccctgaggggattcagggtgggggaaacaggatactggccctagatagttacgTGCGTATCAAAGGAATGATCCCAAGGAGCCAAGCATCTTCCtctacatagaaaagtgctaactTCTTTAACTTGAGCTGTCTggtatttctttaattaatagtTAATAGTAATATTTTGATCTTCTGACTacctgttcttttttgtttttttaggtttttttttttttgcacaaactcctatatatcctggctcatCCCTTACCTCTTCGGAACAGTCCCTCAAAGCTATCTGAGAGCCTgtctcccaggcttaagtcctcagtatttctgccgaataaaacataattctcaatctttaggttgtgcattttttttttcagtcgacactaTTAAATAGCCTCCCAGCCAAAAATACAGCTGACAATGAATTACAATTCTTGCAAAAGACAGCTCAGGTGTGATAAAAGAACAGACTCTTTTGTGACTGGCAAATCATGTCTCTGCAGGTTAATGTCCTCAGCTGAAAATAGGAGTAACTGATAACTTACCTGCACACAGGGCCTTCTAAGGCTCAAAAGAGTGGTGAAAActtctgaaaactgtaaaatgctttttacaaatattaacatgTGACTGTGAAACATTCTTATCTATCCCTATGATGGAAAAGCTGTGGATTTATTATTGAGCATATTTGGTATACAAGGCCCTTTGTGCATATGTGCATCTAACAGGCTAATTTGGGTATATATGGTGGAtatgaaggaaaagataaaaggaaatagaGGAGATAATTATTTCCCTATAGAAGGCACACTAAAAAGAGCCAAGTTAATTGATGCCTCACTGCACTGTCTCTCTGCCTCAAGTCTCTCTCCTTTCAGGTCATTCTCCATACAGTGGACAAAGTGATATAGTAACAGATGGATCTGATTAGGTGACTCTAATACTCTGATACTGACAATGGCTTCCCACTGCCTTCttgataaaatccaaattccttaatGTGGCTTACTGTTAAGCTGAGCCCCTTTCCAGCCTCACTCCTATAATAGTCCTCTCTCACAGAGCTGGAGTTAAtcaaactacagttgacccttaaaacaacgtgggggttaggggcacccaCCCTCTACACAGTCGAAAATCCGAGTATAACTTAAGAGTCAGCCAGCCCTCTGCATCTGCGGTTCCTTGGTATCTATGGTTCCTTATCctagattcaaccaactgtgcaTCATGTAGTACCATAGTATTTACTATCGAAAAAAATTTGCATATAAggggacccatgcagttcaaacctttGTTGTGCCAGGGTCAACTGTCTTGGTTTCTGCCTGAAACATCCTATGCACTTTTTGGGTTTTCAGCCTCCTTGCTGTTAATGCTGTCCAAAATGCCTTCTTGACTCATCTGCCTAACCAACTCCTACACATTCCTAAAGACTCACACACCCCCCTTCCCCGTGTCATCTTCATCTTATGCAGGAAGCCATCTTTGACGCTCAGGATAAGTTAGGTACCTTCTTTCTGCTCCTAgaatcttctgtttctttctaccGCAACACCCAATACACTGTCTTGTTAACAAAACTTTCTCTACAATTGGGGCTTGTCAGTTCATCTTTGTGCCCCCATTTAGTGGAAGTTTTCTGTCATCTTTGACTCCTTTTCCTTCACCATACTGGCCACGCCCCAAATCCTATCAATTGGCAAAGTCCTTctggttctgcctccaacagTATCCTAAATCCTtccctcggggcttccctggtggcgcagtggttgagaatctgtctgccaaggcaggggacacgggttcgagccctggtctgggaggatcccacatgccgcggagcagctaggcccgtgagccacaactactgagcctgcgcgtttggagcctgtgctccgcaacaagagaggccgcgacagtgaaaggcccgcgcaccgcgatgaagagcggcccccgcttgccgcaactagagaaagccctagcatgaaacgaagacccaacacagccaaaaataaataaattttaaaaaaaatccttccctctactttTACTATCACTCTAGTCCCAAACAACATCCTTTTTGTCTTAACAACTGTAACCGTCTCCCATTAAGTAGTTGCCATTCTCGCCCATTCTGCACCTAATGGTTACAATACTTTTTCAAGAACAGATTACACCTCTGCTTAAAACTTTCCAATTGCTTCCTGCTgcacttagaaaaaaaatctacactcTACCATGAACTATAAAGACTACATGGTGTGACCCCTGCATACTTATCCGACATCATCTCCTACTCTTCTCCCCAGAGTTCCGTACTCTTCAgccacactgggcacctgaaacaTGCCTATCTCATCTCTGCCCTACGGCTTTGACACTTGTttctccctctgcctagaatgctcttctTCCTGAGCTTCACAAGGCTGGCTCCTTCTTGGCAATCAGATCTCAGTTCAAATATCTGCTCTTCAGAGTTCTCCAGTGGCCACCCTTTCTAAAAGCGGCCCACCAGCAATTATttcatcattttgttttattttctgaccACTCATCACTatctggaatctttttttttttgtttgtttacgaTCTCCCAGCACGAGGATACAAGTTCCATGAGAGAGGAAGCGTGTCCATCGTTCACTCCTGCATCCCAGAATGTGGAACAGAACCTGGCACAAGATAGGCGCTCAAGTAATGTCCGTTGAATGAAGCATTATGGTCAAAAACGTCACTAAACAGGAGTCCCTGCACACATAGAGAAAGAACCAGTGGGGCGGACATAGGATCGTTCCTTCCAAATCAGCGTCCCTTCCAAATCAGCGTCTCACAGCCATCTGTCCCTTCCTCCTCCAGTTCGTCGTACATTCCGGACCCCCAGCCTCCCCACTCGCCCGCCCCCAGGCCTAGTCCTCGCTCCCGGGGAGCGGGAGGCTTCTCTCACCGTCCGGCCGGAACTCAAAC encodes:
- the MAGOH gene encoding protein mago nashi homolog, which codes for MESDFYLRYYVGHKGKFGHEFLEFEFRPDGKLRYANNSNYKNDVMIRKEAYVHKSVMEELKRIIDDSEITKEDDALWPPPDRVGRQELEIVIGDEHISFTTSKIGSLIDVNQSKDPEGLRVFYYLVQDLKCLVFSLIGLHFKIKPI